A stretch of Mya arenaria isolate MELC-2E11 chromosome 14, ASM2691426v1 DNA encodes these proteins:
- the LOC128217434 gene encoding uncharacterized protein LOC128217434 — translation MTMDLHALQRQYASLRKKQKKHTQVIIRESVKDVKESSMLTNQLASSPLATKTEVKTIIDPITIATISMDTGTSSNAFLDSITPQVVGDTKCILVQQAKHKDRKKHKHHETHGGNTTEPTHTDYEGLLRNLKLEMASSRKVRGRSLSVPAAIKEENEYSEDAKVSDERKTSVDNSSGVTYGKTCQLTLKSLSLSDITSSKDKAAEEHTIKSENISAKTEEINGNPSNINTEDDNVCNANDSIEKHVMAEQKPDGRVNTEQDETKNTTSSVFSGIEAINDGSMCKQKPSGRLLYNGKFPLPKRLQRSMSANLESTLRKTGLKVNPEIKANIYHHFYTKKRHLSADLGLSAYIDDNTHKIMNPFPVQHWNENRFKAGMKLGLYKQRKSSDSKL, via the exons ATGACGATGGACTTGCATGCCCTCCAGCGGCAGTATGCCAGTTTGCGGAAGAAGCAGAAAAAGCACACACAAGTCATTATCAGAG AGTCTGTCAAAGATGTTAAGGAAAGCTCTATGCTCACCAATCAGCTTGCCTCATCTCCCTTGGCAACAAAGACTGAGGTTAAAACTATCATTGACCCAATAACCATAGCAACCATTTCCATGGATACAGGAACTTCTTCAAATGCCTTTCTCGACTCCATCACACCAcag GTTGTAGGAGACACCAAATGCATATTGGTCCAACAAGCCAAACACAAGGACCGTAAGAAGCACAAACATCATGAAACACATGGCGGGAACACAACAGAACCGACTCACACAGATTATGAAGGTTTGTTGAGGAATTTAAAACTGGAAATGGCTTCATCAAGGAAGGTAAGAGGAAGGTCGCTCTCTGTACCAGCTgcaataaaagaagaaaatgaatacagtgAGGATGCCAAGGTTTCTGATGAGAGGAAAACCAGTGTGGATAATTCAAGTGGTGTAACATATGGAAAGACTTGCCAATTAACACTCAAATCTTTGTCCTTGTCTGATATAACTAGCAGTAAAGATAAAGCCGCTGAAGAACATACAATAAAGTCAGAAAACATAAGTGCAAAGACAGAGGAAATAAATGGAAATCCTTCTAATATAAACACTGAAGATGACAATGTGTGTAATGCAAATGATTCAATTGAAAAACATGTAATGGCAGAACAGAAACCTGATGGGAGGGTGAATACAGAGCAGGATGAAACTAAGAACACGACCAGCTCAGTTTTCAGTGGTATTGAAGCTATAAATGATGGTTCTATGTGCAAACAGAAACCAAGCGGCAGACttttatacaatggtaaatTTCCATTGCCGAAAAGACTGCAGAGATCTATGTCCGCCAATTTGGAATCAACACTTAGAAAAACTGGCCTGAAAGTAAATCCAGaaattaaagcaaatatttaccATCACTTTTACACAAAGAAACGCCATCTCAGTGCGGACCTAGGACTAAGTGCATATATAGATGACAATacacataaaataatgaacCCTTTTCCGGTCCAGCATTGGAACGAAAACAGGTTCAAGGCTGGTATGAAACTTGGACTGTACAAGCAGAGAAAGTCGTCAGATTCCAAGctgtaa